A genomic segment from Clostridium pasteurianum BC1 encodes:
- the ychF gene encoding redox-regulated ATPase YchF — translation MRLGIVGLPNVGKSTLFNAITKAGAESANYPFCTIEPNVGVVDVPDKRLDMLEKMYNSKRKVHASIEFYDIAGLVKGASKGEGLGNKFLSHIRESAAIVHVVRCFEDENIVHVEGSVDPMRDIETISLELVFSDIEVLERRMEKSIKLARSGDKTAKAEMEIMEKIKNHLEAGKPVRTLEFTEDEQLFVKELFLLTSKPVLYAANISEDDLLSGNSENEFVKKVKELAASEKSEVVTVCASLEEQLSTLSEEEEKEMLEEYGLEESGLDKLIHSSYKLLGLMSFLTAGADEVRAWTIVKGTKAPKAAGKIHTDIERGFIRAEIVSYEDLINCGSEAAAKEKGKFRLEGKDYIMQDGDVVNFRFNV, via the coding sequence ATGAGATTAGGAATTGTTGGATTACCAAACGTTGGGAAAAGCACTTTATTTAATGCTATTACTAAAGCAGGTGCTGAATCAGCTAATTACCCATTCTGTACAATAGAACCAAATGTAGGTGTAGTTGATGTTCCCGACAAAAGGCTTGATATGCTCGAAAAGATGTATAACTCAAAGCGTAAGGTCCACGCCAGCATTGAGTTTTATGATATAGCAGGTTTAGTAAAGGGTGCCAGTAAGGGAGAAGGTCTTGGAAATAAATTTTTATCACATATAAGAGAATCGGCAGCCATAGTTCATGTGGTAAGATGTTTTGAAGATGAAAATATTGTCCACGTAGAAGGTTCCGTAGATCCTATGCGTGATATTGAAACCATTAGCCTTGAACTTGTATTTTCTGATATAGAAGTACTAGAAAGAAGAATGGAAAAATCAATAAAATTGGCACGTTCCGGAGATAAAACAGCTAAAGCAGAAATGGAAATTATGGAGAAAATAAAAAATCATCTGGAGGCAGGAAAACCAGTTAGAACTTTGGAGTTTACAGAAGATGAGCAACTATTTGTTAAAGAATTATTTTTACTTACATCAAAGCCAGTTTTATATGCTGCAAATATTTCAGAAGATGATTTACTATCAGGAAACTCTGAAAATGAATTTGTTAAAAAAGTTAAAGAATTAGCCGCTTCAGAAAAATCAGAGGTTGTTACTGTATGTGCCAGCCTTGAAGAACAACTCTCCACTTTAAGTGAGGAAGAAGAAAAAGAAATGCTTGAGGAATACGGTTTGGAGGAATCTGGTCTAGATAAATTAATCCACTCCAGCTATAAGCTTCTTGGATTAATGAGTTTTTTAACTGCTGGTGCTGATGAAGTAAGAGCGTGGACAATAGTAAAAGGTACTAAGGCTCCTAAAGCTGCTGGTAAAATACATACAGATATAGAAAGAGGTTTTATAAGAGCGGAAATTGTATCCTATGAAGATTTGATTAATTGTGGTTCGGAAGCAGCTGCAAAGGAAAAAGGGAAATTTAGATTAGAGGGAAAAGATTACATTATGCAAGATGGAGATGTAGTAAACTTTAGATTTAATGTATAA
- a CDS encoding fused DSP-PTPase phosphatase/NAD kinase-like protein, whose translation MKKRIKLSWFTFFIFIFTLGYVFQNINVMAFAPNELRLTINANNTATLPKNFRKTTDSDKIKDIDKSVNLEGLNNLNISGSAQFSEKGLDIAKESIGEKIPITVVDLREESHGFLDGNAISWTDDHNKANKGLNKTEVLADENERLKKLSEQKTVDIKNKTLAVKNVENEESLVKRHGINYVRIPVTDKEAPSTEAADNFMNFVKTLPESSWLHFHCRAGKGRTTTFMAMYDMMKNAKNVSFEDIIKRQFLLGGENLLKNTTIENIRGKRAKFLKSFYEYCKANNDNYTTTWSQWIKNNPN comes from the coding sequence ATGAAGAAAAGAATAAAATTATCGTGGTTTACTTTTTTTATATTTATTTTTACTTTAGGTTATGTTTTTCAAAATATTAATGTAATGGCATTTGCACCTAATGAATTGAGGCTAACTATAAATGCTAACAATACCGCTACATTGCCTAAAAATTTTAGAAAAACAACAGATAGCGACAAAATAAAAGATATTGATAAATCTGTTAATCTAGAGGGATTAAATAATCTAAATATATCTGGAAGTGCCCAATTTTCTGAAAAGGGATTAGATATTGCAAAGGAAAGTATTGGAGAAAAAATACCAATAACCGTTGTAGATTTAAGAGAAGAATCTCATGGATTTTTAGATGGAAATGCAATAAGTTGGACTGATGATCACAATAAGGCCAATAAAGGATTAAATAAGACTGAAGTTTTAGCAGATGAAAATGAAAGATTAAAAAAGCTTTCGGAACAAAAGACTGTTGATATTAAAAATAAAACTTTAGCTGTTAAAAATGTAGAAAATGAAGAAAGTTTAGTTAAAAGACATGGTATTAATTATGTGAGAATACCTGTAACAGATAAGGAGGCTCCTTCTACGGAAGCGGCAGATAATTTTATGAATTTTGTTAAAACTCTCCCTGAATCCAGTTGGCTCCATTTTCATTGTAGGGCAGGAAAGGGTAGAACTACTACCTTTATGGCTATGTATGACATGATGAAAAATGCAAAAAATGTCTCCTTTGAGGATATAATAAAAAGGCAATTTTTATTAGGTGGAGAAAACTTATTAAAAAATACTACTATAGAAAATATTAGGGGTAAAAGAGCAAAATTTTTAAAAAGTTTTTATGAATACTGCAAAGCAAATAATGATAATTATACTACTACATGGTCACAGTGGATAAAAAATAATCCTAATTAA